In Syntrophobacterales bacterium, a single window of DNA contains:
- a CDS encoding hemolysin III family protein, translating to MALNIDISHYTPREEVANSITHGIGIVFGIGALVIMDVFAALFGDAWHVVSCSIFGATLIILYTASTLYHSIPLPKPKMLFRIIDHSAIFLLIAGTYTPFTLVSLRGPWGWSLFGAVWGIALLGVVFQVFLLRRWPLFSVGLYVGMGLIILIAIKPLLAALSPTGLQLLVAGGAAYIVGLIFYGWNRLPYSHAVWHIFVLAGSALHFLAVLFYVIPLAS from the coding sequence ATGGCATTGAATATAGATATCTCGCACTACACCCCCCGTGAGGAAGTGGCCAACAGCATTACCCACGGCATTGGAATAGTTTTTGGGATCGGGGCGCTCGTTATTATGGACGTTTTTGCGGCCCTGTTCGGTGATGCGTGGCATGTTGTAAGTTGCAGCATCTTCGGGGCGACGCTGATTATTCTCTACACGGCCTCCACCCTGTATCACAGCATCCCGCTCCCGAAGCCAAAAATGCTGTTCAGGATAATAGATCACTCCGCGATATTCCTTCTGATTGCCGGCACATATACCCCGTTTACGCTGGTGAGTCTGCGCGGTCCCTGGGGTTGGTCGCTTTTCGGCGCCGTCTGGGGAATTGCACTTTTGGGGGTTGTTTTTCAGGTATTTTTGCTGCGCCGCTGGCCGTTGTTTTCGGTCGGCCTCTATGTGGGAATGGGGCTCATTATCCTCATCGCCATAAAACCGCTTTTGGCGGCATTGTCTCCGACTGGGTTGCAACTGCTTGTCGCCGGAGGTGCGGCCTATATTGTGGGCCTGATTTTTTACGGCTGGAATAGACTTCCATACAGCCATGCCGTCTGGCACATCTTTGTCCTCGCAGGCAGCGCCCTGCACTTTTTGGCTGTGCTTTTTTATGTAATTCCGCTCGCTTCCTGA
- a CDS encoding AMP-binding protein yields MKNGHWLTAKDVVRVNALKFPNKIGIKDLYKAYTFKQWDERSCRLANALADMGMKKGDRFAVLAYNCVEWMEFYAAAAKGGFMCVPLMFRLAPADMEYITNHCEAKVFIVQGGKDGADGKEFPWINQINAMKKNLPTVAKYVSFALDNEKYDGFVSYEEALAKASPEEPATVVDAEDPWVIMYTGGTTGRPKGVVKTHANLFAEYFIQIFDHQFNSDDCNLLVMPCCHVNSLFYSFVATWVGGTVMAYNMVSFNPENLLKTFSEHKVTFTSLVPTHYIMMLALPDDVKKKYDLTSVKKLLISSAPARRDTKLGVLKMFPNSELNEAYGSTEAGIVTVLKPHEQLTKLGSCGREAIGTDYIRFYDEEGNLITKRGPDAVGELYSRSPMIFEEYWKEPEKTKAAMKGEYFSAGDMGYRDEEGYIYLVDRKANMIISGGENIFPSEVENCVGSLEKVKDVAVIGVPHEKWGEQVMAVVVLHEGQTATPEEIISHCKGKIAGFKVPKRVVLIKDEEMPRSGAGKILHRILREQFGKWSDHQ; encoded by the coding sequence ATGAAGAACGGACATTGGTTAACGGCAAAGGACGTGGTGCGAGTAAATGCCCTGAAGTTTCCCAACAAGATCGGCATCAAAGACTTGTACAAGGCTTATACATTCAAACAGTGGGACGAAAGATCATGCCGGCTGGCAAATGCGCTGGCCGACATGGGCATGAAGAAGGGCGACCGCTTTGCCGTTCTCGCTTACAACTGCGTGGAATGGATGGAGTTTTATGCAGCCGCGGCCAAGGGCGGATTTATGTGCGTACCGCTTATGTTCAGGCTTGCGCCCGCAGATATGGAATATATCACCAATCACTGTGAGGCAAAGGTCTTTATCGTCCAGGGCGGGAAGGATGGAGCGGACGGGAAAGAATTCCCCTGGATCAACCAGATCAATGCAATGAAAAAAAACCTCCCTACCGTCGCAAAGTATGTCTCCTTTGCCCTGGATAATGAGAAATATGACGGCTTTGTTTCCTATGAGGAGGCGCTTGCCAAAGCGAGCCCGGAAGAACCGGCAACCGTCGTAGATGCCGAGGATCCCTGGGTCATCATGTACACCGGGGGAACCACCGGCAGACCCAAGGGCGTCGTCAAGACGCATGCCAATCTTTTTGCCGAGTATTTTATCCAGATATTTGATCACCAGTTTAATTCCGATGACTGCAATCTCCTCGTCATGCCCTGCTGCCATGTAAACTCTCTCTTCTATTCGTTTGTTGCCACCTGGGTTGGCGGTACCGTCATGGCGTACAACATGGTGAGTTTTAACCCTGAGAATCTGTTGAAGACCTTCTCTGAGCACAAGGTCACCTTTACCTCGCTGGTTCCCACCCATTACATCATGATGCTGGCGCTGCCTGATGATGTGAAGAAGAAATACGATCTGACCAGCGTTAAAAAACTCCTGATCTCCTCAGCCCCGGCCAGAAGAGACACCAAGCTGGGCGTTCTCAAGATGTTCCCCAATTCAGAACTCAATGAAGCATACGGCTCTACGGAAGCGGGCATCGTAACAGTCCTCAAACCCCATGAACAGCTTACCAAGCTTGGCTCATGCGGCCGCGAAGCTATTGGTACCGACTATATCAGATTCTACGATGAAGAAGGGAATCTGATAACAAAACGCGGCCCGGACGCAGTGGGCGAACTCTACTCCAGAAGCCCGATGATTTTTGAAGAATACTGGAAAGAACCGGAAAAGACAAAAGCCGCGATGAAGGGGGAATACTTCAGCGCCGGCGATATGGGGTATCGCGACGAGGAAGGATACATCTACCTCGTTGACAGAAAAGCCAACATGATTATCTCCGGCGGCGAGAACATCTTTCCGTCTGAAGTGGAAAACTGTGTCGGCAGTCTGGAGAAGGTAAAAGATGTTGCCGTCATCGGCGTTCCTCATGAAAAATGGGGCGAACAGGTAATGGCGGTTGTGGTATTGCATGAAGGCCAGACCGCAACCCCGGAAGAAATTATCAGCCACTGCAAGGGCAAGATCGCCGGCTTCAAGGTTCCCAAAAGGGTTGTCCTGATAAAAGACGAAGAAATGCCGAGAAGCGGCGCCGGCAAGATCCTCCACCGGATACTTCGAGAACAGTTCGGAAAATGGAGCGATCATCAGTAG
- a CDS encoding response regulator, with the protein MLVVDDEEVIREGIRRILEAEGYQVQTAASGQAAGEKIQTKLNVHNLLQRQRYFYRKLSRGNSQDRFDRSP; encoded by the coding sequence ATCCTGGTTGTTGATGATGAGGAAGTAATCAGGGAGGGAATACGCCGCATTCTGGAAGCGGAAGGATATCAGGTGCAAACGGCGGCGAGCGGCCAGGCGGCGGGAGAAAAGATACAGACGAAGCTGAATGTTCATAACCTGCTGCAACGGCAACGATATTTTTATCGTAAGTTATCAAGGGGAAATAGTCAAGATCGATTTGACAGATCGCCTTGA
- a CDS encoding 2-dehydropantoate 2-reductase, with amino-acid sequence MDDFRIAVVGIGATGAVLAAALLKTDPETMLVSPRKGLGDKLRKDGIRISGELEYHVPVRYFFDNIEKCKDRNPNLIFVATKTFHLPQVLKELKGVFKEGTKIVSTHNGLGTEDLIAEAFGAKAAFRMSLNYGVSLKGPGEVEMAFFNRPNPLGALIPENREAGLRIAQMLSAGGLDTEFVDDIKLHVWKKMIMKCTMASICAVTDKTIKEALSFSPTREIADACFAEVLAVAKAKGYDLGADYLTQALAYLEKVGVHKDSMCVDIANKTRTEIDFLGGKVVEYGRETGVPTPCYATMANLVRTMEDKYLEKRPFRL; translated from the coding sequence GTGGATGACTTCAGAATCGCCGTAGTCGGCATTGGCGCCACCGGGGCAGTTTTGGCGGCTGCCCTGCTCAAGACGGATCCGGAGACGATGCTTGTGAGCCCCAGAAAGGGCTTAGGCGATAAGCTTCGCAAGGATGGCATCCGGATTTCCGGTGAGCTTGAGTATCATGTTCCGGTGCGTTACTTCTTTGATAATATTGAAAAGTGCAAAGATCGCAATCCGAATCTTATTTTCGTTGCAACCAAAACCTTTCATCTCCCCCAGGTTTTAAAGGAGCTGAAGGGTGTTTTTAAGGAGGGGACGAAGATCGTCAGCACCCATAACGGTTTGGGCACGGAGGACCTGATTGCCGAAGCGTTTGGGGCAAAAGCGGCCTTTCGCATGTCGCTCAATTACGGCGTTTCGCTGAAGGGGCCGGGGGAGGTGGAAATGGCATTTTTCAACCGTCCCAATCCCTTGGGCGCCCTGATCCCGGAAAACCGGGAAGCAGGTCTGCGAATCGCGCAAATGCTCTCGGCGGGCGGCCTGGACACGGAGTTTGTCGATGACATAAAACTCCACGTCTGGAAAAAGATGATCATGAAATGCACGATGGCCTCTATTTGCGCCGTCACGGACAAGACGATCAAAGAGGCCCTGTCGTTTTCCCCTACCAGAGAAATCGCCGATGCCTGCTTCGCGGAGGTTCTGGCGGTGGCCAAGGCAAAGGGATATGACCTCGGGGCCGACTATCTAACCCAGGCATTGGCTTATCTGGAAAAGGTGGGGGTTCACAAGGATTCCATGTGCGTCGATATCGCCAATAAAACACGCACCGAAATTGACTTCCTGGGAGGTAAGGTTGTGGAATACGGGCGAGAAACCGGAGTTCCCACGCCATGTTATGCGACGATGGCGAACCTGGTCCGGACAATGGAGGACAAATACCTGGAAAAGCGTCCTTTTCGGCTTTAG
- a CDS encoding SDR family oxidoreductase: MEGVKFDLTGKAAIVTGGGKGIGRAIALELAASGAAVTIAARHQQEIEAVAEEINQRGGKAIAVVTDLTVNEQLETMVQKTLDTFGRIDILVNNAARSFLRGLLEMREDGWDKVFDTNVKAAWLLSRLVARTMAEKKSGQIINITTVGAEKAEPGMGAYCCSKAALKMLTRCMALEWAASGIRVNAVGPTLTRTEFSKPIWSNPGLAQMVAAKIPMGRLAEPDDIVGAVLFLASGAANFITGQSIYVDGGALTV; this comes from the coding sequence ATGGAAGGCGTAAAATTCGACTTGACCGGCAAAGCAGCTATCGTAACGGGCGGAGGAAAGGGCATTGGCCGGGCTATTGCACTGGAATTGGCCGCCTCCGGCGCCGCGGTGACCATTGCTGCCCGCCATCAGCAGGAGATCGAAGCCGTAGCTGAAGAAATCAACCAGCGGGGCGGTAAAGCCATCGCCGTTGTTACCGATCTGACCGTGAACGAACAGCTCGAAACCATGGTACAGAAAACCCTCGATACCTTCGGGCGCATCGATATTCTGGTCAACAATGCCGCCCGGAGCTTCCTGCGCGGCCTGCTGGAAATGCGTGAGGACGGGTGGGACAAGGTGTTTGATACCAATGTGAAAGCCGCCTGGTTGTTAAGCAGGCTGGTGGCCCGGACGATGGCCGAAAAAAAAAGCGGGCAGATTATCAATATTACCACCGTGGGCGCGGAAAAAGCGGAGCCGGGCATGGGCGCATACTGTTGCAGCAAAGCGGCGCTGAAGATGCTGACACGCTGCATGGCCCTTGAATGGGCTGCCTCCGGCATCCGGGTTAACGCGGTAGGTCCAACCTTGACGCGTACCGAATTCAGCAAACCAATCTGGTCCAATCCGGGACTTGCCCAAATGGTAGCTGCAAAAATTCCCATGGGACGTTTGGCCGAACCGGATGATATTGTCGGCGCCGTTCTTTTCCTGGCCTCGGGAGCTGCCAATTTTATCACTGGTCAATCAATATATGTGGATGGCGGCGCCCTGACGGTATAA
- a CDS encoding alpha-hydroxy-acid oxidizing protein, translating into MNIKEVRQEAKKRFNGICRVCRECNGVACAGEFPGIGGADSGASFINNYNALAALRVKMRVIHAAGEPKTALTLFGQRLSMPILGAAVAGARMNFQGIISEEELDTAFIAGAKQVGTLAMTGDGPDPQLYATGLSVIQAHEGWGIPIAKPRDQANIIAHIRQAEAAGCVAVGIDVDAAGILPMRAAGQPVQPKTVAQLKELVQSTTLPLILKGIMCVEDALVAREAGVAAIVVSNHGGRVLDHTPGTAEVLPQIARAVRRDMVVLADGGVRRGVDVLKMLALGAHAVLVGRPLAIGAVGAGAAGVRLTLEQMQNELKAAMIYTACAEVGEIGEGVF; encoded by the coding sequence ATGAACATCAAAGAGGTACGTCAGGAAGCCAAAAAACGTTTTAATGGCATCTGCCGCGTCTGCCGCGAGTGCAACGGCGTGGCCTGCGCCGGTGAATTTCCCGGCATTGGAGGGGCCGACAGCGGCGCATCTTTCATCAATAACTACAATGCCCTGGCCGCCCTGCGCGTCAAGATGCGGGTGATCCATGCAGCCGGCGAGCCAAAGACGGCGCTGACGCTCTTTGGGCAAAGGCTGTCCATGCCGATCCTGGGGGCGGCTGTAGCAGGCGCCCGGATGAATTTTCAGGGAATCATCAGCGAAGAGGAGCTGGACACCGCCTTTATCGCCGGCGCGAAGCAGGTCGGAACGCTGGCGATGACCGGCGACGGGCCTGACCCCCAGCTCTATGCCACTGGTTTGAGCGTCATTCAGGCCCACGAGGGGTGGGGCATTCCCATTGCCAAGCCGCGCGACCAGGCCAATATTATCGCCCACATTCGTCAGGCGGAGGCAGCGGGTTGTGTTGCCGTGGGAATAGACGTGGATGCCGCCGGCATCCTGCCCATGCGGGCGGCGGGCCAGCCGGTGCAGCCGAAGACGGTGGCGCAACTGAAGGAATTGGTGCAAAGCACGACCCTGCCGCTGATTCTGAAGGGGATAATGTGCGTGGAGGACGCCCTGGTCGCGCGCGAGGCAGGGGTTGCGGCCATTGTCGTTTCCAACCACGGCGGGCGGGTGCTTGATCACACCCCCGGAACCGCCGAGGTTTTGCCGCAGATTGCCCGGGCTGTGCGCCGCGACATGGTCGTGCTGGCCGATGGGGGAGTGCGCAGGGGCGTGGACGTCCTCAAGATGCTGGCCCTGGGCGCGCATGCCGTGCTGGTGGGCAGACCGCTTGCCATCGGCGCGGTGGGCGCTGGCGCAGCCGGCGTCCGGCTGACCCTGGAGCAGATGCAAAATGAGCTGAAGGCGGCCATGATCTATACCGCATGTGCCGAAGTGGGCGAGATCGGCGAGGGAGTTTTCTGA
- a CDS encoding cupin domain-containing protein, whose product MFEKHSESGYHPAIKGIDLKTLVYGEKTLMAKFRLQKGSILPRHAHPHEQTGYLVKGRIRFTIGAEECEAQAGDTWCIPGGVEHGAEIIEDSVVIEVFSPVREDYLPKKTANGKE is encoded by the coding sequence ATGTTCGAAAAGCATAGCGAAAGCGGCTATCATCCCGCCATAAAGGGGATCGACCTGAAAACGCTGGTTTACGGAGAAAAAACCCTGATGGCGAAATTCCGCTTGCAAAAGGGCAGCATTTTGCCGCGCCACGCCCATCCCCATGAGCAGACAGGGTATCTTGTGAAGGGCCGCATTCGTTTTACGATTGGCGCGGAAGAGTGCGAAGCGCAGGCAGGCGACACCTGGTGCATCCCGGGAGGCGTTGAACATGGAGCGGAAATCATTGAGGATTCCGTAGTAATTGAGGTATTCTCACCCGTCAGAGAGGACTATCTGCCCAAGAAAACAGCAAACGGAAAGGAATAA
- a CDS encoding FAD-dependent oxidoreductase yields MKPIVIVGAVAAGMSAASVIKRELPDLEVIVFGRETYISYGACGAPYYISGQIRNHEDLIALAPEDAIYKRGINLKTNHEVLSINREAQTVAVKNHEDGSAFEQEYGELVLATGARSIIPAIPGIELPGVFPLKEFQNGIDLKAFLENRKPQKAVIIGGGYIGVEMAESFRGAGLEVALVEAMPRVMSIMDDDMSLLADRELRANGVEVILGRKVVGLEGDQQVRAVRLDDGSFVAADCVLLSIGVTPNSDIAVEAGLELGPRGAIKIDRYQRTSTPHIFSAGDCCTVYHRLLHQDVYIPLGLTANRQGKLCGENIVLQTRGEKLRQFPGVIGTAVTRIFGLEIAKTGIGQMELDRYDLKHISSVMIKATTLPAYFPGSTDIWVKLFFEEDSRVIVGGQIVGGPGSALRINTVVAAATQGMRMDELYTLDAAYAPPISPVWDPLLIAARRGMK; encoded by the coding sequence ATGAAACCAATTGTCATAGTCGGCGCCGTTGCCGCGGGAATGAGCGCGGCAAGCGTTATCAAACGTGAACTTCCCGATCTCGAGGTCATTGTTTTCGGCAGGGAAACCTACATCTCGTACGGGGCCTGCGGGGCGCCTTACTACATTTCCGGCCAGATCCGCAATCACGAGGACCTCATCGCCCTGGCCCCGGAAGACGCCATCTACAAGCGCGGCATAAACCTGAAGACCAACCACGAGGTGCTTTCCATAAACCGGGAGGCGCAGACGGTCGCAGTAAAAAATCACGAAGACGGAAGCGCCTTCGAACAGGAGTATGGTGAACTGGTACTGGCAACGGGGGCCCGCTCCATCATCCCCGCCATCCCGGGCATTGAACTGCCCGGGGTCTTCCCGCTAAAGGAATTCCAGAACGGTATCGACCTGAAGGCTTTTTTGGAAAACCGGAAACCGCAAAAGGCCGTGATCATCGGCGGCGGCTACATCGGGGTCGAAATGGCGGAGTCTTTCCGGGGCGCAGGTCTGGAGGTCGCCCTGGTAGAGGCGATGCCCCGCGTCATGTCCATCATGGATGACGACATGAGCCTGCTTGCGGATCGAGAGCTGCGGGCAAACGGCGTCGAGGTAATTCTCGGCCGTAAGGTCGTAGGCCTGGAGGGCGACCAGCAGGTGCGGGCGGTGAGGCTCGATGACGGCAGCTTTGTTGCCGCGGACTGCGTGCTTCTTAGCATCGGAGTAACGCCCAACAGCGATATCGCGGTTGAGGCGGGCCTCGAACTGGGACCCCGCGGCGCGATCAAGATTGACCGCTATCAGCGGACCTCCACCCCGCATATCTTCAGTGCCGGCGATTGCTGCACCGTTTACCATCGCCTGCTGCACCAGGATGTTTACATTCCCCTGGGATTGACGGCAAACCGCCAGGGCAAGCTGTGCGGCGAAAACATTGTTTTACAGACAAGGGGAGAGAAACTGAGACAGTTTCCGGGGGTAATCGGAACTGCCGTCACCCGCATCTTCGGTCTGGAGATTGCCAAGACCGGCATCGGTCAGATGGAGCTCGATCGCTATGACCTGAAACATATCAGCTCCGTGATGATCAAGGCAACAACCTTGCCGGCCTATTTCCCCGGCTCTACGGATATCTGGGTAAAGCTTTTCTTTGAGGAAGACTCGCGGGTGATTGTGGGAGGCCAGATTGTCGGCGGCCCGGGCTCTGCGCTGAGGATTAATACGGTCGTTGCCGCAGCCACCCAGGGGATGCGGATGGATGAGCTCTACACCCTCGATGCCGCCTATGCGCCGCCCATCTCGCCGGTGTGGGATCCGCTGCTCATCGCCGCCAGACGCGGCATGAAATAG